One Glutamicibacter halophytocola DNA segment encodes these proteins:
- a CDS encoding MBL fold metallo-hydrolase, with the protein MSARIENVVTSGTFSLDGGTWDVDNNVWIIGDDSEVMVIDPAHDIEKIQEAVGEREVMAVLLTHGHDDHIRAAGEFSDIVDAPLFLNPEDRMLWEAVYPERDVDAEISDGDTFTIAGTTLTAMHTPGHSPGSTCFYAEDLGVLFSGDTLFNGGPGATGRSYSSFETIIESIRGKLLVLPEQTVVNTGHGDATTIGAEAPNLEEWIKRGH; encoded by the coding sequence ATGTCCGCACGTATCGAGAACGTCGTCACTTCCGGCACCTTTTCCCTGGATGGCGGCACCTGGGACGTGGACAACAACGTCTGGATCATCGGCGACGATTCGGAAGTGATGGTCATCGACCCGGCCCACGATATCGAGAAGATCCAGGAAGCCGTCGGCGAACGCGAGGTGATGGCAGTTCTGCTCACTCACGGACATGATGACCACATCCGCGCAGCCGGCGAATTCTCGGACATTGTCGATGCACCGCTGTTCCTCAACCCGGAGGATCGCATGCTCTGGGAAGCTGTTTATCCCGAGCGCGACGTGGACGCGGAAATCAGCGATGGGGACACCTTCACCATCGCTGGCACGACGCTCACCGCGATGCACACCCCCGGGCATTCGCCTGGCTCCACCTGCTTCTACGCAGAAGACCTGGGTGTGCTGTTCAGTGGCGACACGCTGTTTAACGGCGGCCCTGGGGCTACCGGCCGCAGCTATTCGAGCTTCGAGACGATCATCGAGTCGATCCGCGGCAAGCTGCTGGTCCTGCCCGAGCAGACCGTAGTCAACACCGGCCACGGCGATGCCACCACCATCGGCGCCGAGGCGCCGAACCTGGAGGAATGGATCAAGCGCGGGCACTAG
- a CDS encoding NAD(P)/FAD-dependent oxidoreductase: MEHFEAIIIGGGSAGLAASVALARSRRSVLVIDEGHPRNEPAEHAHNVLGQEGTSPLKLLERGRVEAQNYGARITAGTVDSLSGSLDEGFMVHAGNQVFSAERIVLATGLKDELPRIPGLQQAWGTSAIHCAYCHGWEVRDQEILVIGCGPMSAHQAMMFQQLSSKITFINHAPSELSEEGAALLADLGIPVVNHAIQDLEFGQSGQLKAAKLDNGERLQAQSLIVASRMDANADLYLSLGGELSEHPLGTFIKANETCATEVPGVYAVGNASNLGAMVMAAAASGTLAGAAINADLLNSKLVKP, translated from the coding sequence ATGGAACATTTCGAAGCAATCATCATTGGCGGCGGCAGCGCAGGACTTGCAGCTTCGGTTGCCCTAGCGCGATCGCGACGAAGCGTGCTTGTGATCGATGAAGGGCACCCGCGTAATGAGCCCGCAGAACACGCGCACAACGTACTTGGGCAGGAAGGCACCAGCCCATTGAAGTTATTGGAACGAGGTCGCGTGGAAGCCCAAAACTACGGTGCCCGCATCACGGCCGGTACGGTGGATTCACTCTCAGGATCGCTTGACGAAGGATTCATGGTTCACGCCGGGAATCAGGTGTTTAGCGCCGAACGCATCGTTTTAGCCACCGGGCTCAAGGATGAACTTCCAAGGATTCCTGGCCTTCAGCAAGCATGGGGAACCTCCGCAATCCACTGCGCTTATTGCCATGGGTGGGAAGTTCGAGATCAGGAAATCCTTGTCATCGGCTGCGGGCCCATGAGCGCGCACCAAGCCATGATGTTCCAGCAATTGAGCTCCAAGATCACCTTCATTAATCATGCCCCTTCTGAGCTGAGCGAGGAAGGAGCGGCCCTCTTGGCCGACCTTGGCATTCCAGTGGTCAACCACGCAATCCAGGACCTGGAATTCGGCCAGTCGGGACAGCTGAAGGCCGCCAAGCTGGATAATGGCGAACGACTTCAGGCCCAATCGCTCATCGTAGCCAGCCGAATGGACGCCAATGCCGACCTCTACCTGTCACTGGGTGGCGAACTAAGCGAACATCCGCTTGGCACATTCATCAAAGCCAACGAGACCTGTGCCACCGAGGTTCCTGGGGTCTACGCCGTCGGCAACGCAAGCAACCTAGGGGCAATGGTCATGGCGGCCGCGGCCTCTGGCACTCTGGCTGGCGCTGCTATCAACGCCGACCTACTCAACTCAAAACTAGTAAAACCGTAG
- a CDS encoding cation transporter, whose product MNLALLTPARRNVLQRRIRVIVAITITWNVIEAVIALIAGGVASSAALVGFGLDSIVEVLSAAAIAWQFAAPDPERREKTALRVIAISFFALAAYVSVDAALSLTGIREPEHSIAGIILAAVSLAVMPFLSLLERRTGRELGSASAIADSKQTLICSYLSAALLAGLLLNSLLGWAWADSVAALAIAFVAVREGIQAWRGDTCCTTPVAVLTGETSPDSCKDPCCDSK is encoded by the coding sequence ATGAACCTGGCACTTCTAACTCCAGCGCGCCGAAATGTTCTGCAACGGCGCATTCGCGTGATCGTTGCAATCACTATCACCTGGAACGTTATCGAAGCGGTGATTGCCCTCATCGCTGGCGGCGTGGCATCATCAGCCGCGCTAGTCGGCTTTGGACTTGACTCGATTGTTGAAGTGCTCTCAGCTGCCGCCATCGCTTGGCAGTTCGCCGCACCCGATCCCGAGAGGCGAGAAAAAACAGCCCTGCGAGTTATCGCTATCTCGTTCTTCGCATTAGCTGCCTATGTTTCTGTTGACGCGGCGCTTTCCCTGACTGGCATCAGGGAACCAGAGCACTCCATTGCGGGGATCATCCTGGCCGCAGTGAGTTTAGCGGTCATGCCTTTTCTGAGCTTGCTTGAACGTCGAACAGGCCGTGAGCTGGGGTCGGCCTCGGCAATCGCCGATTCGAAACAAACTCTCATTTGCTCTTACCTGTCGGCGGCTCTGCTGGCCGGTTTGCTGCTCAACAGCCTGTTGGGTTGGGCGTGGGCCGATTCGGTGGCCGCGCTAGCAATTGCATTTGTAGCAGTGCGCGAAGGCATCCAAGCTTGGCGCGGGGATACGTGCTGCACTACCCCCGTCGCGGTATTGACGGGGGAAACTAGCCCTGACAGTTGCAAGGATCCATGTTGCGATTCCAAATAA
- a CDS encoding SOS response-associated peptidase: MCGRYVMAKAIGDLVAEAEAEADANLELRQSWNVAPTTDVPIVLERLIDDQLHRQIHVARWGLVPGWAKELSVGVRAFNARSETASSKPTFRAAVKKRRAVVPVEGYYEWKKEGSKKRPFFVHREDGKLIFFAGLYEWWKDEDGSWILSTSIMTMDSPSAEEPGVLGELAGLHDRLPIPLDHQMMGRWMNPAEEDGEGLIEQIRAQAFDVASAWTMHEVDTAVGNVRNNSPQLIEEHSNSLF, from the coding sequence ATGTGCGGACGGTATGTGATGGCCAAGGCGATCGGCGATTTGGTGGCAGAAGCCGAAGCCGAAGCGGATGCCAATCTGGAGCTGCGCCAGTCTTGGAACGTCGCCCCGACCACCGATGTGCCCATTGTGCTCGAGCGGCTGATTGACGATCAGCTGCACCGCCAGATCCACGTGGCCCGCTGGGGCCTGGTGCCCGGGTGGGCGAAGGAACTCTCGGTGGGCGTGCGCGCCTTCAACGCGCGCAGCGAAACCGCCAGCAGCAAGCCGACCTTCCGCGCCGCGGTGAAGAAGCGCCGCGCGGTGGTGCCGGTGGAAGGCTACTACGAGTGGAAGAAGGAAGGCAGCAAGAAGCGCCCCTTCTTCGTGCACCGGGAGGACGGGAAGCTGATCTTCTTTGCCGGGCTCTATGAGTGGTGGAAGGACGAGGATGGCAGCTGGATCCTTTCAACCTCGATCATGACCATGGATTCCCCGTCGGCGGAGGAACCCGGGGTGCTGGGGGAATTGGCCGGCCTGCACGATCGCCTGCCGATTCCGCTGGACCATCAGATGATGGGCCGCTGGATGAACCCGGCCGAGGAAGATGGCGAAGGGCTGATCGAGCAGATCCGTGCCCAGGCTTTTGATGTCGCCTCCGCATGGACCATGCACGAGGTTGATACCGCGGTGGGCAACGTGCGCAATAATTCGCCGCAGCTGATCGAAGAGCACAGCAACTCGCTGTTCTAG
- a CDS encoding uridine kinase family protein — MPNSSTPVILIGGPSGSGKSYLASKYGNPHLPLDEYYRQISEDGNPVAFPRTAYGEIDWDHSGTWNKEAALKAIDELLENGSTMVPNYSIATSSYSGHREIRSSNGPIVAEGIFLYELLEPLREKGINVQAYYVDEPALVTGIRRFVRDVAQRRKPILFLLKRGYALFRVHGADREKYRERQFVLKSKPELKKLLARLSAS, encoded by the coding sequence GTGCCAAATTCTTCCACCCCTGTCATCCTGATCGGCGGACCTTCCGGATCGGGCAAGTCCTATCTCGCCTCCAAATACGGTAATCCGCATCTGCCGCTGGATGAGTACTACCGGCAGATCAGCGAAGACGGCAACCCCGTTGCATTCCCCCGTACGGCCTACGGAGAAATCGACTGGGACCATTCGGGCACATGGAACAAGGAAGCTGCCCTGAAGGCCATCGATGAGTTGCTGGAAAACGGAAGCACCATGGTTCCCAACTATTCGATCGCCACCTCCAGCTACAGCGGGCACAGGGAAATCCGCTCCAGCAACGGACCCATCGTCGCCGAAGGAATTTTCCTCTACGAGCTGCTTGAACCGCTACGCGAAAAGGGGATCAACGTACAGGCTTACTACGTTGACGAACCGGCATTGGTGACCGGAATTCGACGCTTCGTTCGCGACGTGGCGCAACGACGCAAACCGATCCTTTTCCTGCTCAAGCGAGGCTACGCGCTATTTCGAGTACATGGAGCGGATCGCGAAAAATACCGCGAACGCCAGTTCGTCTTGAAGTCCAAGCCTGAGCTCAAAAAGCTGCTCGCCCGGCTTTCCGCGTCATAG
- a CDS encoding thioesterase family protein — protein MTHQLAEELDRILAKGDFYFESLGEGRYRSSWHAQGAWNEHEQHMGPASGILAYALENFEPRDDMRIARLSFEIHGLIHAGEFEITTRMIRPGRTIELVEAEMTAKGRTSIVARAWRVITGDSSAVAGIEDAKIPGPEECEVQKISERWPGGYIRSIELRSNDDWRPGRGIAWLRTDYALVDALDASDMARLVGMIDTANGVAPRVEPNEGTWIYPNLDLQIHMYRQPAGSWLGLDVQQSYGADGIGLTSTVLHDESGPFGRAEQILTVRSR, from the coding sequence ATGACGCACCAGCTCGCTGAGGAACTCGACAGGATTCTCGCCAAGGGCGACTTTTATTTTGAATCTCTGGGAGAAGGCCGGTACCGCTCGTCATGGCATGCCCAAGGCGCATGGAATGAGCATGAACAGCATATGGGGCCAGCTTCTGGAATCCTGGCCTATGCGCTGGAAAACTTTGAGCCACGTGACGACATGCGTATCGCCCGGCTGAGCTTTGAGATCCACGGTTTAATACATGCCGGAGAATTCGAAATCACGACACGAATGATTCGCCCCGGCCGCACCATCGAGTTGGTCGAAGCTGAAATGACCGCCAAGGGGCGGACCAGTATTGTCGCTCGTGCCTGGCGCGTGATTACTGGCGACTCAAGCGCCGTTGCCGGGATCGAGGACGCTAAAATTCCTGGCCCGGAAGAATGCGAGGTCCAAAAGATTAGCGAACGCTGGCCGGGCGGGTATATCCGTTCTATTGAACTGCGTTCGAATGACGACTGGCGTCCAGGCAGGGGAATCGCTTGGCTGCGCACCGACTACGCGCTGGTTGATGCCTTGGATGCTTCGGATATGGCCAGGCTCGTGGGAATGATCGACACCGCTAACGGTGTGGCGCCTCGTGTCGAGCCGAATGAGGGAACCTGGATTTATCCAAATCTCGATTTGCAGATCCATATGTATCGGCAGCCTGCCGGATCTTGGCTGGGGCTCGACGTCCAGCAAAGTTACGGTGCTGACGGAATCGGCCTAACCTCGACGGTGCTGCACGATGAAAGCGGACCATTTGGCCGGGCCGAACAGATCTTGACCGTACGTTCGCGCTAG
- a CDS encoding FAD-dependent oxidoreductase: MKSATSCIIVGGGPAGMVAGLLLARSGVPVTVFEKHADFLRDFRGDTIHPSTLLLLDELGLMNQFEQIKFNKVTQAQFPAQDGSPVTVVDLSKLQHPYPYIAMAPQWDFLDLLARAGEAEELFELRLNCEVTDVLSESGKIVGVRYSGPDGDHELRAGLTIAADGRWSRVRDSAAIAMKEFSVPIDVWWFKVPGKLKRQYTLSPAFVKGRMFVLIPRTGYVQTAMILPKGKDAELRSLGVDPWRQSITKAAPELVEGVAGLSLEDAKLLDVKLNRARKWWQPGLLCIGDAAHAMSPVGGVGVNLAVQDAVAAARLLAEPLRTSTLDDRHLARVQRRRTVPTFVVQGMQRVMHRGLKQVLRGTAEIILPAPATMIFRRFPRLSAIPARLLGVGVLRERPPARARRN, translated from the coding sequence ATGAAGTCCGCCACCAGTTGCATCATCGTTGGGGGAGGGCCTGCCGGGATGGTGGCAGGCCTCCTGCTGGCACGATCCGGAGTTCCCGTGACGGTATTTGAAAAACATGCTGATTTCCTCAGGGACTTTCGTGGAGATACTATCCACCCATCTACATTGCTGTTGCTCGATGAACTTGGATTGATGAATCAGTTCGAGCAGATCAAGTTCAATAAGGTTACGCAGGCGCAATTTCCCGCTCAGGACGGTTCACCTGTCACAGTGGTGGACTTGTCGAAGCTGCAACACCCGTATCCATATATCGCCATGGCTCCCCAATGGGATTTTCTGGATCTTTTAGCGCGCGCTGGTGAGGCAGAAGAGCTTTTTGAACTTCGCTTGAATTGCGAGGTCACCGATGTGCTGAGCGAATCGGGAAAAATCGTTGGGGTTCGATATTCTGGGCCAGATGGCGATCACGAGTTGAGGGCCGGGCTGACTATTGCAGCAGACGGCAGGTGGTCGCGTGTTCGTGATTCTGCTGCTATTGCGATGAAAGAATTTTCGGTCCCGATTGATGTTTGGTGGTTCAAAGTCCCTGGCAAGTTGAAACGCCAATATACGTTGTCGCCAGCATTCGTGAAGGGCCGAATGTTCGTTTTGATCCCGCGAACCGGTTATGTGCAGACTGCAATGATCTTGCCTAAGGGCAAGGATGCTGAATTGCGAAGCCTGGGTGTTGATCCTTGGCGCCAATCGATCACGAAGGCTGCCCCAGAGCTGGTAGAGGGAGTCGCTGGCTTGAGCCTCGAAGATGCGAAATTATTGGACGTTAAACTGAATCGAGCGCGAAAGTGGTGGCAGCCAGGGCTGTTATGCATTGGGGATGCGGCGCATGCGATGAGTCCTGTCGGGGGAGTAGGCGTGAATTTGGCTGTTCAAGATGCAGTAGCAGCAGCACGTCTTCTGGCAGAGCCACTACGCACGTCAACGCTGGATGATCGGCATCTGGCCAGAGTGCAGCGTCGGCGAACTGTGCCCACCTTTGTTGTGCAGGGCATGCAACGAGTAATGCATAGAGGGCTGAAGCAAGTACTGCGGGGAACAGCCGAGATAATCTTGCCAGCTCCGGCAACTATGATTTTTCGGCGTTTTCCTCGGCTGTCGGCGATACCAGCCCGTTTGCTTGGCGTAGGCGTTCTGAGGGAACGACCGCCGGCCAGGGCACGCCGAAACTGA
- the nrdF gene encoding class 1b ribonucleoside-diphosphate reductase subunit beta, translating to MTEKIQLTHKVEAINWNRIQDEKDVEVWNRLVNNFWLPEKVPLSNDIQSWATLTEDEKLLTMRVFTGLTLLDTLQGTVGAVSLIPDAITPHEEAVYTNIAFMESVHAKSYSSIFSTLASTKEIDEAFRWSTENVNLQKKAQIIESYYHGEDPLKRKIASTLLESFLFYSGFYLPMHWSSHAKLTNTADLIRLIIRDEAVHGYYIGYKFQKGLEGASEERKQELKDYTFELMFELYENEVQYTHDLYDPVGLSEDVKKFLHYNANKALMNLGYEAMFPATVTDVSPAILAALSPNADENHDFFSGSGSSYVIGKAVNTEDEDWDF from the coding sequence ATGACCGAGAAGATTCAGCTCACCCACAAGGTTGAAGCTATCAACTGGAACCGTATCCAGGACGAGAAGGACGTGGAGGTATGGAACCGCCTCGTTAATAACTTCTGGCTTCCCGAGAAGGTGCCGCTGTCCAACGACATCCAGTCGTGGGCGACCTTGACCGAAGATGAAAAGCTGCTGACCATGCGCGTGTTCACCGGCTTGACCTTGCTGGACACCCTGCAGGGAACCGTTGGCGCGGTCTCGCTGATCCCGGATGCGATCACCCCGCATGAAGAAGCCGTGTACACCAACATCGCCTTCATGGAATCGGTGCACGCCAAGAGCTACTCCTCGATCTTCTCGACCTTGGCCTCGACCAAGGAAATCGATGAGGCTTTCCGCTGGTCCACGGAGAACGTGAACCTGCAGAAGAAGGCGCAGATCATTGAGAGCTACTACCACGGTGAAGATCCGCTCAAGCGCAAGATCGCCTCGACCCTGCTCGAATCGTTCCTGTTCTACTCGGGCTTCTACCTGCCAATGCACTGGTCCTCGCACGCGAAGCTGACCAACACCGCAGACTTGATCCGCCTGATCATCCGTGACGAGGCTGTTCACGGATACTACATCGGCTACAAGTTCCAGAAGGGCTTGGAAGGCGCCAGCGAAGAGCGCAAGCAGGAACTGAAGGACTACACCTTCGAGCTGATGTTCGAGCTGTACGAAAACGAAGTCCAGTACACCCATGATCTTTATGATCCAGTAGGCCTGTCCGAGGACGTCAAGAAGTTCCTGCACTACAACGCCAACAAGGCCCTGATGAACCTGGGCTACGAGGCAATGTTCCCTGCAACCGTCACCGACGTCTCGCCAGCCATCTTGGCTGCGTTGAGCCCGAACGCCGACGAGAACCACGATTTCTTCTCGGGATCCGGTTCTTCCTACGTTATCGGCAAGGCAGTGAACACCGAGGACGAAGACTGGGATTTCTAG
- a CDS encoding mycoredoxin, translated as MSNELNLDQYVPATGGVTMFTTSWCGYCRNLKRLMDQKGVAYTEVNIEEVEGTAEIVESFNNGNQTVPTLIFPDGTAATNPRIEEVVERVGA; from the coding sequence ATGAGCAACGAATTGAACCTTGACCAGTACGTTCCTGCCACTGGCGGGGTCACCATGTTTACCACCAGCTGGTGCGGTTACTGCCGCAACCTCAAGCGCCTCATGGATCAGAAGGGCGTGGCCTACACCGAAGTCAACATTGAGGAAGTCGAGGGCACCGCAGAGATCGTCGAGTCGTTCAACAACGGCAACCAGACCGTCCCGACCTTGATCTTCCCGGACGGCACCGCGGCCACTAATCCCCGGATTGAAGAAGTCGTCGAGCGCGTCGGCGCCTAG
- a CDS encoding cold-shock protein — protein MATGTVKWFNAEKGFGFIAPSDGSADVFAHYSAIQSFGFRSLEEGQTVEYTLEAGPKGPQATNIQAR, from the coding sequence ATGGCCACTGGCACCGTGAAATGGTTCAACGCTGAAAAGGGCTTCGGCTTCATCGCTCCTTCGGATGGATCTGCTGACGTTTTCGCACACTACAGCGCTATCCAGAGCTTCGGTTTCCGTAGCCTCGAAGAGGGCCAGACCGTTGAGTACACCCTGGAAGCTGGTCCAAAGGGCCCACAGGCTACCAACATTCAGGCTCGCTAA
- a CDS encoding lipoate--protein ligase family protein, translating to MSLFNPQSDAPLTLEFEEPSGDPAADLERGVQLLREVQSADRGPSLRLYRPDPTLAFGQRDVRLAGYEAAREEAAQRGFAPLVRKAGGRAAAYHQGTLIVDHLEPEHEAVMGQRRRFEVFADIYARALTRLGVDAQVGPIPGEYCPGEHSVHGLPTADSPRSYPVKLVGTAQRVVAGAWLFSSVFVVEDSEPLREVLDAVYQAMDVPMDPSTVGAANDLVGTVTTELFIAALLAEYREHISLV from the coding sequence ATGAGTTTGTTCAATCCTCAGTCGGATGCGCCGTTGACACTGGAATTCGAAGAGCCTAGCGGTGATCCTGCAGCAGATTTGGAACGTGGTGTCCAGCTGCTGCGCGAAGTCCAGTCGGCAGACCGCGGACCGAGTTTGCGCCTGTACCGTCCCGACCCCACCCTGGCTTTTGGGCAACGCGATGTTCGCCTGGCGGGCTATGAAGCTGCCCGGGAAGAAGCTGCGCAACGGGGATTTGCCCCGTTGGTGCGCAAGGCTGGCGGGCGCGCCGCGGCATATCACCAAGGAACGCTGATCGTTGACCATCTTGAGCCGGAGCATGAAGCGGTGATGGGGCAGCGGCGCCGTTTTGAGGTTTTTGCCGATATTTATGCCAGGGCGTTGACGCGCCTGGGTGTTGATGCCCAGGTTGGCCCCATCCCGGGGGAGTACTGCCCTGGGGAGCACTCGGTCCATGGCCTGCCGACGGCAGATTCTCCTCGCAGCTACCCGGTGAAACTTGTCGGCACGGCTCAGCGAGTAGTGGCTGGTGCGTGGTTGTTCTCATCCGTTTTTGTCGTCGAGGATTCCGAGCCCCTGCGCGAGGTGCTTGACGCGGTGTACCAGGCGATGGATGTGCCGATGGATCCCTCGACGGTTGGCGCTGCCAATGATCTGGTGGGCACGGTGACCACCGAACTCTTCATCGCAGCCCTGCTTGCGGAATACCGCGAACACATCAGCCTGGTCTAG
- a CDS encoding helix-turn-helix domain-containing protein: MTQELDVDQIIRHRIRTLRQNRGWSLEALASKAQLSVSTLSRIETGSRRIALDQLVPLAKALETSLDELVATSEAEIIIRPEPITMPGITLWKLSTDDAVNGVNVSKMRIDPSKAPAPSELRIHPGKEWFTVLLGEIQLQLGERTYHVKAGQSAQFDTMTPHAMWAKNGVAEILGIMDSAGQRAHEHDKDR; encoded by the coding sequence ATGACGCAAGAATTAGATGTGGACCAGATTATTCGCCATCGCATTCGCACGCTGCGCCAGAATCGCGGCTGGTCCCTGGAAGCCCTGGCTAGCAAGGCGCAACTCAGCGTTTCGACCTTGAGCAGAATTGAAACCGGCAGCCGGCGCATCGCCTTGGACCAGCTGGTACCGCTGGCCAAGGCGCTAGAGACAAGCCTGGACGAGCTCGTTGCCACCTCCGAAGCCGAGATCATTATTCGCCCGGAGCCCATCACCATGCCTGGGATCACCCTGTGGAAGCTGTCCACCGATGACGCTGTCAACGGCGTGAACGTCTCGAAAATGCGCATCGACCCGTCCAAAGCTCCGGCGCCAAGCGAATTGCGCATCCACCCTGGGAAAGAATGGTTCACAGTGCTGCTCGGAGAGATCCAGCTGCAGCTCGGGGAACGCACCTATCACGTGAAAGCCGGTCAATCAGCCCAGTTCGACACGATGACGCCGCATGCGATGTGGGCAAAGAATGGCGTTGCCGAAATTCTGGGCATTATGGACAGTGCCGGTCAGCGGGCGCACGAACACGATAAAGATCGGTAA
- a CDS encoding S-(hydroxymethyl)mycothiol dehydrogenase: MPHKVKAVISRVKDAPVEVVDIVVPDPGPGEVVVDVLTTGVCHTDLHYKLGGIGDEYPYLLGHESTAVVSQIGENVTNVNVGDRVILNWRAVCGQCRACAKGQPKYCFNTFNATQKMTLEDGTELSPALGIGSFAEKTLVHSGQCTIVDEDADPAAVGLLGCGVMAGIGAAINTGEVKRGESVAVIGCGGVGAAAIAGAQLAGATTIIAVDVNADKLEGAKKFGATHTVDSSKVDAVEAIQELTGGFGADVVIDAVGRPETYKQAFYARDLAGRVVLVGVPTPQMKLELPLLDVFGRGGSLKSSWYGDCLPSHDFPMLVEQYKLGRLDLDSFVTERITIDQIEEAFAKMHEGTVLRSVVEL; the protein is encoded by the coding sequence ATGCCTCATAAGGTCAAAGCCGTTATTTCCCGCGTCAAGGACGCGCCGGTGGAGGTCGTCGACATCGTCGTTCCGGACCCAGGTCCCGGAGAAGTAGTCGTTGACGTGCTCACCACCGGTGTCTGCCACACCGACCTGCACTACAAGCTCGGTGGAATCGGCGACGAGTACCCCTACCTGCTGGGCCACGAGTCCACCGCAGTGGTCAGCCAGATCGGCGAGAACGTCACCAACGTCAACGTCGGCGACCGCGTCATCCTGAACTGGCGCGCAGTCTGCGGCCAGTGCCGCGCTTGCGCCAAGGGCCAGCCGAAGTACTGCTTCAACACCTTCAATGCCACCCAGAAGATGACCCTCGAAGATGGCACCGAGCTTTCCCCTGCTTTGGGCATTGGCTCCTTTGCCGAAAAGACCCTGGTCCACTCCGGCCAGTGCACCATCGTGGATGAGGACGCCGATCCAGCTGCCGTAGGCCTGCTCGGCTGTGGTGTCATGGCTGGCATCGGAGCTGCCATCAACACCGGCGAGGTCAAGCGCGGAGAATCCGTGGCCGTCATCGGCTGCGGCGGCGTGGGCGCGGCAGCGATTGCCGGCGCGCAGCTGGCCGGCGCGACCACCATCATCGCGGTGGACGTCAACGCAGACAAGCTGGAAGGCGCCAAGAAGTTCGGCGCCACCCACACCGTGGATTCCTCCAAGGTCGATGCCGTCGAAGCAATCCAGGAACTAACCGGCGGCTTCGGCGCCGACGTGGTCATCGACGCAGTGGGCCGCCCGGAAACCTACAAGCAGGCGTTCTACGCCCGTGACCTTGCCGGCCGCGTCGTACTGGTGGGCGTGCCCACCCCGCAGATGAAGCTGGAGCTGCCGTTGCTCGATGTATTCGGCCGCGGCGGATCGCTGAAGAGCTCCTGGTACGGCGATTGCCTGCCAAGCCACGACTTCCCAATGCTTGTCGAGCAGTACAAGCTGGGCCGCCTGGACCTGGACTCCTTCGTGACCGAGCGCATCACCATTGACCAGATCGAAGAAGCCTTCGCCAAGATGCATGAAGGAACCGTACTGCGCTCGGTGGTGGAACTCTGA